A stretch of the Desulfobaccales bacterium genome encodes the following:
- a CDS encoding Spy/CpxP family protein refolding chaperone, whose protein sequence is MVTRKATWILVPLLLWSLGLTAPAFAGPWGRGCSGLAGATPLTPAQSSQIFTLKQKFFHDTADLRRQMVQKRAELAALWQAPTPDQAKIAAKQKELNALRGQLQQKGFAFQMQVRKIAPGAVPRSGWGPGGKRALARGW, encoded by the coding sequence ATGGTTACCCGGAAAGCCACCTGGATTCTGGTGCCGCTCCTGTTATGGAGCCTGGGGCTGACGGCACCGGCCTTCGCCGGTCCTTGGGGCCGGGGCTGCTCCGGCTTGGCGGGCGCCACCCCTCTCACCCCGGCACAGAGCTCCCAGATCTTCACCCTCAAGCAGAAATTTTTCCACGACACCGCTGATCTTAGGCGGCAGATGGTCCAGAAACGGGCCGAACTGGCGGCCCTCTGGCAGGCCCCCACCCCTGACCAGGCCAAGATCGCGGCCAAACAGAAGGAACTCAACGCCCTCCGGGGTCAGCTGCAGCAGAAGGGTTTCGCCTTCCAGATGCAGGTGCGGAAGATCGCCCCCGGCGCGGTGCCGAGGTCCGGCTGGGGCCCGGGAGGCAAGCGGGCCCTGGCTCGAGGCTGGTAA